CACATTTAGTAATGATAATATTCCTCCAACCCAGCATAAAGTGAAAGTGATGCACTCACACTCTCTAGAACACGTAAACAGCGCTCTGCTCCCCATAGCGAGGCCACCAGGTTCTCATTCTCATCATCTGTATCTAGGTTttccacacactctttcactgAGACAGAGATAAGCAGCACATTCATTAATATTTccatattattaatgttattaactGATGTGATGACAGAGccatgaaacaaaaacagaactaaatcTGAAATAATGTTACTACTATGTACATTGTATTAGATCAAACAATGATGGCAAACACTAATGCCGctgtttaatgtgtgtgcacCTTTATCTATAATGTGGTCCAGTCCTCCCAGTAAGCGGAGCTCTTCTTTAAACCAGTCTCCTGCTCTCTTAGATGTCAGAGACAGAAGAGTCTCCATCGCCAGATGACCCGTCTACAacagattaaagaaaaaaaaaattattctcctCTCATGACTCTGTAttctaattaaaacaattagacTAACTTCTAATAAATCAGCACTTGGCATTTGATTCATTTAATGAATCAGTGCTATACAGTCACATTCCCTCCCCCCAAAATGAATCACTGCTTCACTGTGACTCTTGACTATCCAAAGTCGTTATTTAAATGAATCAGAGCTCTATCGTGAgactttttctctttaaatgaACCAGTGCTGTACAGTGAACCTTTTCTCCACATAAATCAGTACTGTACGATGGTATCTGAGTCTCTAAATAAATCCAATGTTATACAGTGACTCTTCATTACCCAAATTAATCACTTTACTAAACAAATTTATTAGTGGACTAACTTGATTTCTTCGTAAATCATTGCTGTACTGTGAATCTCGATACTCCAAACAAATCAGCAACTCGCTATTGAATTAGTGATGCTAATTCTGCATCTAATAAATCTTATTTAGCTATGTCAGTATTCCTTTATTAACTATTGCTTTATTTGTAGCGATTGAAATGACTTGGAGTCATGACTCACAGTGATGTTGTCTAGATCCAGGTGTTTGTTGTGTACAGTTTCACACAGTTTCTGTATTTTCTCCTTGACTTTGCTTTGATGATCCTCCTCCTCGTCCTGTTCCAGCTCCAAAAGACGGATCATCAGCTCCAGACAGGCACGATCCAGGTCCATGTTGAGCCGGTCACGACTGAGGATGTACAGCAGAGCTGCTGTGCACAACGCCAGGTTCTGACCATGCACacatacaattttattattattataattacactACAAATACGCAATGATCATAATTAGATTTATGTAATAGTTACCGGATGTTGTGGTGCATCACTCAGCATGTTGAAAACCTGAGCCACTTTTCCTCGTGCTCTTAAGTGCATGCGGAAACTCGGCATGGCACAGCGTGTAGCTAAACTGATTATactgtgcacaaacacacaagcagATGTAAACAGTGACAAAATAATTGCTGGCACAAATTTGCTGCACAGTTTGTGTATGCAGATGCGGTGTGTGCACCTCAGATTTTGCGTATATACCTAAGGCAGCGTGTGTGTAGAGGCTGTGTGCTCTTCAGTCCCGTTTCCAGATACTCAAAGTCATCTGTAAATTCTTGATTCTCTCCGAATTCCACAACGTCGTTAAAGTGCTTCACGTGCTGGACAACTGTGTAcaactacacatacacacacacacacattataactgGAGCTGCACAATTATCGCATAAGAAGGTGGACCTCTGTAATTACTCAACTGCAAAAGGCTGCATTTTACTACAGTTAACATATACATAGTCAAGAATTTACATCAAGTTGGGCAATAAATTAAGTATTTGTATTAAAAGTATTAATTGTGCCTTAATTAATTGTGACTAAATTAGGGCTGGGTGATATAGCTGAAAACTGTATCAtgatatcagtgtttcatatcggtcgatatcaataattattgatattttttatgacccatttaaaataaggaccaggTCCTCTTATCATAATTccctcagttattaagacagaaatgtcaacaaccatggaaaactcaaataattaaaatgtaaacataagtctaaagtcacaatgaacacaACAAATCTCTaaacatttaaggtgcaaaatgaaagaaaatgtaagaaatgcttaataaagtgtaataaaatagtgcaaagtgTTTGATTTAAACAGAGAAACCTGAAGATTTAGTGCAAGTTTAGTGCTAGGAAGTTCACTGGCTGACAGATTCTTGCTGCacagatttttttacattacatacagCTTAGGAATGGGAGTCTTAGAAAAGTACTTTCATCAGGAAGAACATAGCGTGGGTCAAGCAGGTGTATAAACTTTTTATAACCTGGCTTCTCGACAGTGCTAAGCGGAAGCATGTCTTTGGCTATATGACATGCCACTGCCTCCATTATATCTTTGTACCATTTAGATTCTTTGTCATAAGGCACTGATGCAGAGTACTGTACCTCTCTATGGGGGTCTGCTGCTTGTGCAGTGTTGCAGCTACAGATGGTACATCAAGTTCGTGGTATTACCAGTCTTGTCAGGGACGACGGTCTTGCATAATTTGCGACGACATTGGTCTGACTATGGTCAGACTTATAATATCCAAAAAAACTGCCATACTGGCGAGCTGacttttcctcttttatttacaattttctcGCTCGCTGCGGCACTCATTTTTTGCTTATGAAGAGGAATCCTGCAGACCAGCACGAGACAACGATATGGCGCAAAAAAAACGTGATACTTTTACATGATTGGCTGTTAGCGTATCACTCcctacgttgctaggttaccagagagcgagtgcctttgttaatgcaaccaaactagcttcgcaacctgttttcttccgacaaagaatgaaaaatattgaacgttttatcgaacacattttttattgatatcgatcaTGTGTCTGTCAcgatacatatcgttatcgttttatcgCCCAGGCCTAGACTAAATGGTACATTTTATAGTTGCATATCAAAGTTTAAATTACAATcacaatcttcttcttctttgtctttcggctgttccctttcaggggtcgccacagcgaatcatctgcctccatctaaccctatcctctgcctcctcttctctcacaccaactaacttcatgtcctctctcactgcatccataaatctcctctttggtcttcctctagacctcctgcctggcagttccaacctcagcatccttctaccgatatattcacaatctattctctgaacatgcccaaaccacctcaatctggcctctctgactttatctccaaaacatctaacgtgggttgtccctctgataaactcattcttaatcctatccatccttgtcactcccaaagagaacctcaacatcttcagctctgctacctccaactctgcctcctgtcttttcttcagcaccactgtctctaagccgtagagcatcgctggtctcaccactgtcctgtacacctttcctttcattctcgctgatactcctTTATCGCACAACaaacctgacacttttctccacccattccaacctgcctgtacccgcctcttcacctcctttgaacactctccgttgctctggactgttgaccctaagtacttaaaatcctgcaccttcaaATTACAATCACAATATCTGTCTAAATAATCACAATGTGGTTTTAGGATCAAATTGTAAAGGCCAAATTTGACTACAAAAACGCTTTATAATAAGATTTTATTATACTCACAACCTTCGCAGTACACTCTTTACAAATTGCACTACGCTTACCGTAAGTACATCATGCtacaaattacactaaacatACCTGATTACTATACATACATTGCTTTCTGCATTAACTTCTGTATGTGcatttaattttgaaaaaatttaCAGGCTTAGCTTAAAGCAGACCTTTAATATCTCTTTTCGATACTTCTGAACTGTGCTCTGGACTGCGTGGTCTAGGAGTTGATTATGCTGTATAAATTGTCACAATTCCTAGCTGCTAGAATAAACAACTTAGTCTGGaggtttttatttatcagaGATGTGAAATTACCTGTTGCTCCTTAATAAACTTCTTGCTCATTCTTAATCACAAACTTGGAAATCTGCAATCTTGATTAGCTTAATACGTATTTGAACTAATTCTAGTGCACTCGactcactacacactgcactggTACAATCAGTGTTAACCCATATTCAGTATTATGCTTATtctattgtaaaatatattttcaaaaatttcCCATGATGCATTGTTCACCTCCTTTTGTTCTGCAGTAGTAGTGTGTGGGCTGGGCTCAGTGGGTGGGGTCACAGATTTAGTGACTTTAGGGGGAGGTGGAGGGGCTTTAAACACGTCGTCGTCTTTTGGAGAATTCATGTCCTTGCTTACGTTTGACAAACTCGACTTCTAGaagagaaacacaaacactcttttatatattaaatgttttttttaaatgctgtaaaGTCTATGCTTATTGAACAGAATACAATATCAAGGGGGTTAAAGGTCAGGACGTACAGGTGTGACGTCACTGTGTGAGGGGAGTGAAGTTTCCTCTGGTTCAGGCTCATTCCAGTGACGAGCGTTGTACACAGCTTTAGTAGAAATCTGAGACACACAAATAAGATCATaaactgagaaagagagagagagagagatggcgcACAATTGGGGTCAGAGGTCATTTTGTAcctttttgaagattttgcgACTGATGAGTTTGTCAGTGTGTTTTTCTGCTCGTTCTCTCTGCGAGTCTGGGCCGACAGAGTTCGTCTCATCCTGCCACTCCTGAGgatctaaaacacacaccctCAAATTCTGCCTGCTTTCACACAAACACCTacacaataattaattattctaaaataacagtttttttgtGGACAtcttaatagaaaataaacataagaaaaaaagcccttttttttaacttttgccttattttgggttgtttacaCTAGAACAAAAACACGAAAACCACCAAGAACAGTAGGGGTGCCCTGAGAGCATAATTCCTTGAAATAATTTGGtcactttttaaagatttttttggggaaaagggTTACGGTTAGGGCCAATAATCAGGCCAATTTCCAAGTGGAACAAACTGTCTGGGTATAAGTGAACTACACTTTGGGTTCCAGTACTAATGTTTCtgtttggccttttttttatttaatttatttttttatctcaaagCAGGCAAGATTTTAGCCCAGCAAGGAATTTCTCAGTGCAATCTGGCAACCCACGCACAATCAGAGCAAGCAatcagaaaagggaaaaaatggaaaaaggggGGGCAAATTttcagacacagacacactgtggGAAAACTTCGCACATGGTGTGTGAAATGtgacaaaaaagtaaataatgtaTAGATGAATCCCTGCCTGTTGACTGACGATGCCTGACTGCAgactgtacctgtgtgtgtaagATTCTGAGCATCTGAGATCTCAGGACTGTCCGACGTCATCATCCCGATTTCTGCAgcgtcttttttctttttcttcttcccggGTCGgtcatcctcatcctcactgTCGCTTTCGCTCAGCTCGTCAAAGCCAAAGTATTTGATCTTGTAGCTGGTGCCAGGTTCGGCATCTCCGTCTTCACACGGTCCGTCCTCGAAGCCGAAAAACTCCAGCTTGCACTCCAGCTTAGACTTTGTGGGACGATGCCTTGAAAtgttaaacaaaacaattaaaaacacatATTAAAAGCtttctaattttctttttacatgaGAAAGAACATTTGAGCGAGCAAAAACAATGTGAGTGTGTCTCTGTACCTGCTGTACTTTGGAGGTTgtgcttctgtttttttccGGAACATTCCAGCATCCCCGAGATCGGCCGGGGCGGTGCTTACACATTCTTCCACACTGCGATCCATGGAGTCCTGTATGGTCACattacacactgacacacacgaTGGGTGCAGCAGTGTATAATCTCTGAAACGTCCACGACCTTTCATCTCTGACCCCCCAGACGTAGACACGCTCGATGAGATGGTGCTGAAAACAGGCTTAATGCTGCTGTTTTCTGCCGAAAGCTGGgaattttgcaagttctcctgTTCTCCTTTCTTACTGGCTCTTCGATAAACGCGGTCTCGCGCCGGTTTAATCAGAGGCAGCTGCTCGAAATCGACAGGCCTCTCCACTGGCTCAGAAGCTCCTACTTCCTGTTCGGCAGGTTTACAATCGCCTGACGCAGTGCTGCTTTGTACAGATCCAATGTCCTCTGTGGGCTCGGATGGAGAACTTTCCCTTAAATGATCTATAAAAGCAGTTGAGTCTCTATGGGTGGGTTTAAAATTAGTCCCATGTGCCATGGGTTTAAATCCAGCAATGGTGGGAGAGGGGCTCTGAGTGGGTGTGGCTGGGGGGACACAAAAGTTAATTACAATTTGAATTAAACAAGATGAAACAAAAACCTTTTACTTTACTCCATGCGCTAGATGGTGACACTGAAACACCACCAATCTAATGCAGTACAGccaaaatgatgaataaaatatagatgaattaatatatatatattaacattgTCTGTTAGGTAAATCAGTAGAAAATTTAAGCGTTTTCTCCTGAATTtgtctcatcatcatcatagctCAGGCACACAGCAGTGTACACAGAGGAACAACATTGCACCTGTAACTTGCTGACCAGGGATCAGACACAAACGGAGCTTCACCACATGCTGCATTAACATTCGTTATTCAGTTCCAAATCGCTTTATTTGTGTAACACATAACTTGCTAACGCAACACTGAAGTAAACATGTGTAAAGTTCGCTGTCCCGATGCGAGCACAGTTGGCTGTaacggttaaggctctgggttactgatcagaggTTCACCATAAAGCTATCCATGTTAATATCTTAAGCAAGGATTTTAACCCCGTCTACTCTGGGGGGGCTGCTGTATCCTGCCCAACCCTGCACTCTGCCCCGGCTTCCTCACTGggatacacaaaaaaaataatttctacaTGTGATGTAGAGGATATttgagaaataaattaaactggaTCTTAAATCTAAGAGATAAAACAAAGCAAAGAGGCAGCAAAATCttcaagtacagtggaacctcggattacgagcacaattcgttccggaagtggggtCGTATTCCAacacactcgtaaaccaaatttaattttcccataagaaataatggaaacttaaatttttcgttccacagcccaaaaaaatttatacataaaaattattaatacaaaatattaagtaaaaataaaacaaattaacctgcacgttacctttaaaaaaagtaaaaaataaatcccggcagataagcgtttcccttttGTGCACGCAgacgctgtgtatgtgtgtgcgtgtgtgtgtgtgaggctagagtaagtggagacttttgctttcagcccctcctgtctccccctcctcatcttacacattcaaactttctcctcttgtttaaacacactcacacacacattaacggaaagactgttgttctcttctaaattattaaagcttctccgttttttttatgttgctcgcgacagcgtaacagcatgttaattcatgctcgtgtaataaTCAGATGGACAAACTCATCTATGCCTgccctttcttttattttctgcatttcaggttatagtacaaactttcggtggatcctgcacttaaatccaactaaaaacaCTACTatagaacaaaactcaggctctatatcctaacAAAACagacaccggactgcattacccacaatgcatctcccgcactggactacacttttgtaaacagcggtcataaatcaacgtctctctcccgctacactgttttatctaaaaaaaaaaaaaaagcaataaacatcacgaaagacactcgtgtgagaacagaatcactgctgtaaagtaaaacgaacaaacaaattacccagcaccttacctcttaaaagatttgcgacagagtttcttcagagagcagagtgtgtgccTCTGGCCTTCATTTCtagagccaggaggacggtaaataactaagatgtggaggttaattggaaaggttaccttaactgtatgaaattcaaatgatgaaaaactgagatgagacagggtgatagacgagaaggaccatctcttggacaacaggagacccgtaccaccacctctgccagtttctcgtggagtgtgagagaatacatagctacaccggctgccctatcctctgcctgaGTTCTGAagagatatccaggtctcagttagcgccagaaagtcaaaagagtaatgagtagctagggcagagataaaatctgctttctttacagcagattggcagttccagagcccacctaccaccagtgcagggcaatgagacagtactggagggtagatgaggtttctgggggatctgcctctgctgtgtgagtaaaagcatcttggtctgtgagaactgacagaaataggttgaagacacatgctagactAAGGTAACTGTCTATAAAACTTGTAATTTCTTGGTAAACAAGAGTTTGAGTATATTCTTTGTGCACTacctttgttgcaggatatgcttaggagacaccttcaatatatgtagctaagccctgcccacaattcacaccttaaggaagcctgaaactactcttgattaattacctgagaacaaattgctttagatctactttaatcacactgcaatcaacactaccaaacagcaaaaactaggtacaggttacagtatgaaccaattgtgtttcaaaaacagtacaaacgTTAAAAACCTATCAtttctgtgcacgcgtgtgttttttgtgaatgagggtttcacacacacacacacacacagcgtgcgcgcacacacacacaccgcgaataggaagaaaatagatttttaacctctgtattgagaatttcttttgccttacttgcgcgcacacacacgtgtgttataagaaacagtacatgcgctgtacacacgcgctaccgaacacaaaataaaatatgtttcacacacacatagtcacagtgttatagtaaacagtacacacgtgcacggatgttgattataccagtaagagacgagcactaagacccagcaggggagacgattccgcagcgcaagagagaaaaatatggagttaattatgtgccaaaatttaacaaacaaacacaatctgctttgcaaagaaaaaaacgactttctcacaaatgcagcgttttgcaaacaaacacaatccgatttgcaaagaaaaaaattcaactttctcacaaatgcaccctccatattttctcacaaatgcatccatccgtattttctcacacatgcgccctccgtattttctcacaaatgtaATGGAGCAACTCcgtcttccaaaacagcagatggcgctatcggtcaatttactctattctcccgagacctcaaacaacgtgtttatatggtttacccttatgtcccagggGAATATGAGTGGgaaacagttttgaggtgtccattatatatccagacagccagacatattaacaatccactatctttaggatagagccctgtaggggaataatacagttatatcaaaccacagctaaattgaccgatagcgccatctgctgttttggaagacggagttgctccattgcatttgtgagaaaatacgaagggtgcatttgtgagaaaatacggatggatgcatttgtgagaaaatatggagggtgcatttgtgagaaaatatggagggtgcatttgtgagaaaatacggatggatgcatttgtgagaaaatacggatggatgcatttgtgagaaaatatggagcgtgcatttgtgagaaagttgaatttttttctttgcaaatcggattgtgtttgtttgcaaaacgctgcatttgtgagaaagtcgtttttttctttgcaaagcagattgtgtttgtttgttaaattttggcacataattaactccatagaaaaaccgttggcttagttgtgatcacgtgacgctcgtcgtcaaaacaagaagcgcatgcgtgaaacatgatactcggtgctcgtaaaccaagaaaatgctcctttttcaagtaaaattttattaaaaatatttgctcgtcttgcggaacacgcataaaccgcgttactcgcaatccgaggttccactcaactaaaaatttgaaataaaaccaaTAGAAGAGTGAAATAGAAGtggcaaaaataaaagttttttttatcttttatacagCGTATCCTATATACGGTCTTTGGACAAGAGGTGGGagcacagggcacacacatgcacacactaggTTTATTGTCATTCTCAAATTGCTGtaatctgcgtgtctttggactgttggaagaAATcaagtacccagagaaaaccaagcaagcacagggagaacgtgcaaactccacagACAGAGAACCCTCGATATACCCTTATATCACACTGAACTCCCAGTTTCATACATCAGTTCCtacttatgatttttttttcttcaaatcgTTATGAATTCATAAATCACACTGGGGAGTACAGGAGTCATACACTAAGACTAAGTATTCGGTTTGTTGACTTATTACAGTTTTTTGAGCATTACATTTTACGGCAGAGATATACCTTTTTAATGAGAGGTATCTTCTGTAGCCAAGAGAGCCCATGGAGACCTATGGCAGGGCTATTACAGCAGCACTCACGGGTGGCTACAAAGCTACAGAGTTGCTATGCCAAGTTATGGCAATGATGTAGTATTTGCCAGGATGTAGTTATCTCTCAACTAACAGTGTAATTGAGCGTTACCTGAGTTGGCTCCAATCTTCGCGTTCTGTCCACTCTGTTCTGCCTCGGACCCTCGGGAAGTCTTGCTCTGCTCCTCTTCATCACTGTCGAAGCCAAATGGGTCATCTTCCTCATCGTCATGCTCCAGACGGGGCTTTTTGTGCAGCGAGGACGTGTCGGGTACGGTGGATGTATGAGCAGGGCGTCTGGAGCCAAGCTGGGCTTTATATGTCGTCTCTCCCCATTTAGTGCTGAGCGTGGCTTTCCTGTTACCGAACACCTCCTCGAACTTGGAGTTCGCCTCACCGCCCTTCCGTGTGTATGTTTTGCTGAACTTGGTTGTCATGGTTAGATAAGATGTGTTACATATTCCCTAAATGGAGACATTTCAAATACATCGCTACAGTTACAAACAAATCAGGTACTATAGATGTATGTCCATAAACATTAACCAGAATTGCATTCCACTTAgcatttctaaaacattttctgcACATTTCTGAACCTTTAAAATTGTACAGTTACCTATGACCATGACATCCACATGTCTTTGTTATATGCTGATTTTGGAGCGTAGCTGTTTGGATTTGTGTTTATTCGCACACAGTACACAAGCATTATTAAGTTTAGGAGCAGGATGTCAAGAATGCTCCAGTTCAACCCAAAGAAGTGCCTCAATAGGCTTGAGCTGAATCAGGGCTCTGTGGAGGACACACAAGTTCTTCTAGTGCAACCTTCATAGAGCTGGCTTTGAGGATCTCAAACCTAAAAGGTTTGGGCCTCTTAGTTACTCTACAGCATACAGAGACACATTCTACACTGTTCTGTAATTGTTCTTCCTGCTGCTTCTTCTTTCAGTAGGTTGGGTATATTACAGCCAACTG
This genomic stretch from Clarias gariepinus isolate MV-2021 ecotype Netherlands chromosome 13, CGAR_prim_01v2, whole genome shotgun sequence harbors:
- the wapla gene encoding wings apart-like protein homolog, with the protein product MTTKFSKTYTRKGGEANSKFEEVFGNRKATLSTKWGETTYKAQLGSRRPAHTSTVPDTSSLHKKPRLEHDDEEDDPFGFDSDEEEQSKTSRGSEAEQSGQNAKIGANSATPTQSPSPTIAGFKPMAHGTNFKPTHRDSTAFIDHLRESSPSEPTEDIGSVQSSTASGDCKPAEQEVGASEPVERPVDFEQLPLIKPARDRVYRRASKKGEQENLQNSQLSAENSSIKPVFSTISSSVSTSGGSEMKGRGRFRDYTLLHPSCVSVCNVTIQDSMDRSVEECVSTAPADLGDAGMFRKKTEAQPPKYSRHRPTKSKLECKLEFFGFEDGPCEDGDAEPGTSYKIKYFGFDELSESDSEDEDDRPGKKKKKKDAAEIGMMTSDSPEISDAQNLTHTDPQEWQDETNSVGPDSQRERAEKHTDKLISRKIFKKISTKAVYNARHWNEPEPEETSLPSHSDVTPKSSLSNVSKDMNSPKDDDVFKAPPPPPKVTKSVTPPTEPSPHTTTAEQKELYTVVQHVKHFNDVVEFGENQEFTDDFEYLETGLKSTQPLHTRCLSIISLATRCAMPSFRMHLRARGKVAQVFNMLSDAPQHPNLALCTAALLYILSRDRLNMDLDRACLELMIRLLELEQDEEEDHQSKVKEKIQKLCETVHNKHLDLDNITTGHLAMETLLSLTSKRAGDWFKEELRLLGGLDHIIDKVKECVENLDTDDENENLVASLWGAERCLRVLESVTVHNPENQSYLIAYKDSQLIISSARALGHCESMIQLFCRDGFNSGADSTHSNHSNVGKAVEDCLRAVLGVMLNLTHDNEWGSTKMGEQDELIMTVLNCVLKVPQFLPQEQRFDIRVLGLGLLINLVEYSSRNRHCLVELKVNLSGLPETEKDVKVDEEKEVKKEEDGMEEKKEKRLETLSALAALVQLFLERERAAVQAEAQADDIISEAPKSQADESGQWQVTSGEMQWVASEENTDDKKDKEKEEEEEELDFNKVLQHAGKHMEDSIVASYTALLLGCVCQDSPVNVNAVRESLPKGDFSIMTEMLKKFLNFMNLTCAVGTTGQKSISRVIDYLEHC